A region of Thiofilum sp. DNA encodes the following proteins:
- a CDS encoding ATP-binding protein: protein MLEEPSSYLVNALKHLDKRLLECIQSFPAREQDPFRGLHLDLEDIHQLLAFPPLQSIFWQTEKADSLSISASIPHLLVLDELVSRYSLNPFDLDVLLVALAPELDLRYERIYAYLQDDVTRRRPTIEFVLNLLCRSPAEKLVYRQRFSANAPLLRSQLLQLHTDPQQQHPSLLAHYLVLDEQLISLLLGDSGMDSRLAPCCERIYPDTTLENLYLPMVEQSRWQAWARAETTAVLYVYGATPLSRQQWADSLAALCGKPLLVMDLSHALRLDAHLDWVINRVVREAQFQQSVLLLKGVEAVGEVHTPLAQRLFQLVADVPVPVMLAGEQAWRGNGVIVGLPLPLPDYQGRCVGWQAALQQQGLALADADLHDLAARFALSAAQMQVAAAHVAKERQWEASTPLPPLRHHLFRVISQGMTQTLGKLALKIDPKATWDDLILGEDSMQQLREIATWVRHQAHVLEHWGFGRKLSYGKGVNVLFAGPSGTGKTLAAEVLAYELGLELYRIDLAGVVSKYIGETEQNLERIFRAAENTSAILFFDEADALFGKRSEVKDAHDRYANIETAYLLQRMEQYAGVTILASNFRQNLDDAFLRRLAFTVQFTAPDVEARRRLWERVWPAATPVAADIDCAELAEHLQVSGGHIKNIALAAAYLAVAEGGEVQRRHVMHAAQREYQKLGKTLNRTVF from the coding sequence GTGCTTGAAGAGCCTAGTAGCTATTTGGTTAATGCTTTAAAACACTTGGATAAGCGTTTGCTTGAGTGTATCCAGTCTTTTCCTGCACGTGAGCAAGACCCTTTTAGGGGCTTGCATTTGGACTTGGAGGACATTCACCAACTACTGGCTTTTCCGCCGTTACAATCCATTTTCTGGCAAACTGAAAAAGCTGATTCGCTTTCAATATCAGCATCTATCCCGCATCTGCTGGTATTGGATGAGCTGGTGTCACGCTATTCACTGAATCCTTTTGACCTTGATGTACTACTGGTTGCACTCGCCCCAGAGCTGGATTTGCGCTATGAGCGTATCTACGCCTATTTGCAGGATGATGTCACTCGTCGTCGTCCAACGATTGAGTTTGTCTTAAACCTGTTATGCCGCTCCCCGGCAGAAAAATTAGTCTATCGGCAACGGTTCAGTGCTAATGCACCGCTATTGCGCTCGCAATTACTCCAGTTGCATACCGACCCCCAACAGCAGCACCCCAGCCTATTAGCACATTATCTGGTTTTGGATGAACAGCTTATCAGTCTCTTATTAGGGGATTCTGGTATGGATAGCCGTTTAGCCCCCTGCTGTGAGCGCATTTACCCTGACACTACGCTGGAAAACCTGTATTTGCCTATGGTCGAGCAAAGCCGTTGGCAGGCGTGGGCAAGGGCAGAGACAACAGCCGTGTTGTATGTGTACGGCGCAACACCATTAAGCCGCCAACAATGGGCTGACAGTTTGGCAGCGTTGTGTGGTAAACCGTTATTAGTGATGGATTTGAGCCACGCGTTGCGGCTGGATGCTCATCTGGACTGGGTGATTAATCGTGTAGTGCGTGAAGCCCAGTTCCAGCAATCTGTGCTGTTGCTAAAGGGGGTAGAGGCAGTGGGAGAGGTGCATACACCACTTGCACAGCGTTTGTTTCAGCTAGTGGCTGATGTACCAGTGCCAGTGATGTTAGCGGGTGAACAAGCATGGCGGGGTAATGGGGTAATTGTTGGTTTACCACTGCCTCTGCCCGACTATCAAGGGCGTTGTGTGGGTTGGCAAGCTGCGTTGCAACAGCAGGGTTTGGCTTTGGCTGATGCGGACTTGCATGATCTGGCGGCGCGTTTTGCGTTAAGTGCTGCACAAATGCAAGTGGCGGCGGCACACGTTGCTAAAGAGCGTCAGTGGGAGGCAAGCACTCCGTTACCGCCATTGCGCCATCATTTGTTCAGGGTGATTAGCCAAGGTATGACACAGACATTGGGTAAGCTCGCCTTGAAAATTGATCCAAAAGCGACATGGGATGATTTGATACTGGGCGAAGACAGTATGCAGCAGTTGCGGGAAATCGCTACATGGGTACGTCATCAGGCACACGTGCTGGAGCATTGGGGTTTTGGGCGCAAGCTCAGTTATGGCAAGGGTGTGAATGTATTGTTTGCAGGCCCGTCTGGTACGGGTAAAACCTTGGCTGCCGAGGTATTGGCTTATGAGTTGGGCTTGGAGCTATACCGCATCGACTTGGCTGGAGTGGTGAGCAAATACATCGGGGAAACGGAGCAAAATTTAGAGCGTATTTTTCGAGCAGCAGAAAATACCAGTGCTATACTGTTCTTCGATGAGGCCGATGCCTTATTCGGCAAACGTTCGGAGGTTAAGGATGCCCACGACCGTTATGCCAATATTGAAACGGCGTATTTGTTGCAACGCATGGAGCAATATGCCGGGGTTACTATCCTCGCCAGCAATTTCCGCCAGAATTTGGATGATGCGTTTTTACGGCGTTTGGCGTTTACCGTGCAATTCACTGCCCCTGATGTAGAGGCGCGGCGACGGCTTTGGGAAAGGGTTTGGCCTGCGGCTACTCCGGTAGCAGCAGATATTGATTGTGCAGAGTTAGCAGAACACTTGCAGGTCAGCGGGGGGCATATCAAAAACATTGCCTTAGCGGCGGCTTATCTTGCAGTGGCTGAGGGTGGGGAAGTCCAACGCAGGCATGTGATGCACGCTGCCCAGCGTGAGTATCAGAAATTGGGTAAAACCTTAAACCGGACGGTGTTTTAG
- a CDS encoding acyltransferase, with product MNYRAEIDGLRALAVVPVILYHAGIAGFSGGFVGVDIFFVISGYLISSILLHDLAQGQFSLTRFYERRARRILPALFLVLLVCLPLAWWLLLPHEWVEFGESLIAVNLFASNILFWLSTDYFAATADSIPLLHTWSLAVEEQFYVLFPLLLWWLWVKARSYLFPVMGLLLVLSLGFSEWFWRQSIEANFFLLPSRMWELLLGVLCALYLQKYAPLTGGSAQLMSMAGLIAIIASIPLLHSGIPFPSVYTLIPTLGAVALILSNSQTLANRLLSTPVLVGIGLISYSAYLWHQPLFVFARLASPDTLSVGLLLGLCVLTLVLAYASWRWVEQPFRHAQRISLKTFAIGASVISLSFIVLGLAGIMSEGFPQRFD from the coding sequence ATGAATTATCGGGCTGAAATTGATGGTTTACGCGCCCTCGCGGTAGTTCCCGTCATCCTGTATCACGCAGGTATTGCGGGATTTAGTGGAGGCTTCGTTGGGGTTGACATTTTTTTCGTGATTAGTGGCTATTTAATTAGCTCTATCTTGCTTCATGATCTAGCACAGGGACAGTTTAGTCTAACGCGTTTTTATGAGCGCCGAGCGCGGCGTATTTTACCCGCTTTGTTCTTAGTACTGCTGGTTTGCTTACCGTTGGCGTGGTGGTTATTGCTGCCTCATGAATGGGTAGAATTTGGTGAAAGTCTGATTGCGGTCAATCTATTTGCCTCCAATATTCTGTTTTGGCTTAGTACGGACTATTTTGCAGCCACCGCAGACTCTATTCCGCTGTTACACACTTGGAGTCTGGCGGTAGAGGAGCAATTTTATGTGCTGTTTCCACTCTTACTGTGGTGGCTGTGGGTAAAAGCTCGTTCCTATTTGTTCCCTGTCATGGGACTCTTGCTAGTATTGAGTTTGGGATTTAGTGAATGGTTTTGGCGGCAATCGATTGAGGCTAATTTCTTTTTACTACCCAGCCGCATGTGGGAACTGTTATTAGGCGTGCTATGTGCCTTGTATTTGCAAAAGTACGCGCCTCTGACCGGAGGAAGTGCACAGCTCATGAGTATGGCAGGTTTAATAGCGATTATAGCCTCGATACCCTTGCTACATAGCGGTATACCTTTTCCTAGTGTCTATACCTTAATCCCCACCTTGGGAGCAGTAGCTCTGATCCTAAGCAATTCTCAAACTCTCGCTAACCGCTTATTAAGCACCCCAGTATTGGTAGGCATTGGTCTGATCTCTTATAGCGCTTATTTGTGGCATCAACCTTTATTCGTCTTTGCGCGTCTCGCTAGTCCCGACACCTTGAGTGTAGGTCTACTACTAGGCTTGTGTGTGCTTACTTTGGTATTAGCTTATGCCAGTTGGCGCTGGGTAGAACAACCTTTTAGGCATGCGCAACGAATATCACTTAAAACCTTTGCCATAGGAGCCAGTGTGATCAGTTTGAGTTTTATCGTGCTCGGTCTAGCGGGCATTATGAGCGAGGGATTTCCTCAACGTTTTGATTAA